Proteins found in one Ischnura elegans chromosome 11, ioIscEleg1.1, whole genome shotgun sequence genomic segment:
- the LOC124168245 gene encoding uncharacterized protein LOC124168245, with protein sequence MRVSVSSQQHLPTKINNNSQAKVILPLEIDDSLAPIGQIIRNVHTATRSVIRILRRTSNPATRKKSSAKCTKVTKGGKRKTNAGRGKRSGKEALKAVPDGDEVDEMLMANLPSTAKDAAIAQSMDSSAAFPDTIDWEDIFSVIPELNDYDLQLLL encoded by the exons ATGAGAGTCTCCGTGTCTTCGCAACAACATCTGCCGACCAAAATAAACAACAACAGCCAAGCGAAGGTCATCCTCCCGCTGGAGATCGACGACTCCCTCGCGCCGATCGGACAAATCATTCGAAACGTGCACACGGCGACGAGATCCGTGATTCGCATCCTGCGGCGGACATCAAACCCTGCCACGAGGAAGAAGAGCTCGGCGAAGTGCACGAAAGTCACGAAGGGAGGCAAGCGGAAGACAAATGCAGGAAGAGGGAAGCGATCGGGGAAAGAG GCGCTGAAGGCGGTCCCAGATGGCGATGAAGTCGATGAGATGCTGATGGCCAACTTGCCATCTACGGCGAAGGACGCGGCAATCGCCCAATCAATGGACTCCAGTGCCGCCTTCCCGGACACCATTGACTGGGAAGACATCTTCTCCGTGATCCCCGAACTCAACGACTACGATCTCCAATTGCTGCTTTAG